One segment of Candidatus Nitrospira nitrificans DNA contains the following:
- a CDS encoding molybdopterin-dependent oxidoreductase encodes LMRKGWKQWADDGSPELTPEAKRKYKFDSRFLDDMLRVSWDTAFTYAAKAMIVIATRYSGEAGARRLREQGYAPEMIEMMKGAGVRCFKHRAGMPILGFIGKHSNTRFNNSVLPLLDTWIRKVGPDQAQGGRYWNNYTWHGDQDPSQPFWNGTQNCDVDLSDMRFTKFNTSWGKNFVENKMPEAHWKLESIERGARIAVITPEYNPTAQRADYWIPLRPQSDGALFLGACKIILDENMQDIDYLKQFTDMPLLVRTDTLQYLDPRDVIQDYKFPDFSHSYSGRIQALKPEYIERLGGFMVWDMAKKQAVPLHREQVGWHFDKSGIEPALTGTYRVKLLNGREIDALPIYQLYLIHLQDYDLDTTHQITRSPKDLLVRWARDSGTIKPAAIHNGEGVCHYFHMTANGRAAALVLTLTGNIGKFGSGCHTWSGNYKVGIWNATPWSGVGGGVHLSEDPWHINLDANAHGKEIKYRNYYYGEEPAYWNHGDTALIVNTPKYGRKVFTGKTHMPTPSKFRWVVNVNLLNNAKHHYDMVRNVDPNIECLITQDIEMTSDVNHADIAFAVNSWMEFTYPEMTATVSNPWVQIWKGGIRPLYDTRNDADTFAGVAAKLAEITGEKRMRDVFHFVYENRVDVYAQRLLDASSTFYGYSADVLLKSEKGWMVMVRTYPRHPLWEETNESKPMWTRSGRIESYRIEPEAIEYGENFISHREGPEATPYLPNAIFTTNPYVRPDDYGIPIAAQHHDDKMIRNIKLAWQEIKRHSNPLWEKGYQFYCVTPKTRHRVHSQWSVNDWVQIYESNFGDPYRMDKRTPGVGEHQVHINPQAAKDRGINDGDYVYIDGNPVDRPYRGWKPSDPYYKVARLMIRAKYNPAYPYHVTMAKHAPYVSTAKSVKGHETRPDGRAIAIDTGYQSNFRYGAQQSFTRSWLMPMHQTDSLPGKSANGLKFKWGFEIDHHAVNTVPKECLIRITKAEDGGIGARGPWEPVRTGFTPGQENEFMIKWLKGEHIKIKV; translated from the coding sequence TTGATGCGGAAGGGGTGGAAACAATGGGCCGACGACGGATCCCCGGAGTTAACCCCCGAAGCCAAGCGCAAATATAAGTTTGACAGTCGTTTTTTAGACGATATGCTTCGCGTTTCCTGGGATACGGCCTTTACCTATGCCGCCAAGGCCATGATTGTGATTGCCACGCGGTATAGTGGCGAGGCCGGCGCGCGACGCCTTCGCGAGCAGGGTTATGCGCCGGAGATGATTGAAATGATGAAGGGCGCTGGAGTGCGCTGCTTCAAGCACCGGGCAGGCATGCCCATTCTCGGGTTCATCGGCAAACACTCCAACACCCGTTTCAACAACAGCGTCCTGCCGTTGCTGGATACATGGATACGCAAGGTCGGGCCGGACCAAGCGCAAGGCGGTCGGTATTGGAACAATTACACCTGGCATGGGGACCAAGATCCCTCACAGCCGTTTTGGAACGGCACGCAAAACTGCGACGTTGACTTGAGCGATATGCGCTTCACGAAGTTCAACACGAGCTGGGGCAAGAATTTCGTCGAGAACAAGATGCCGGAAGCGCACTGGAAGCTCGAATCGATCGAGCGCGGCGCGCGCATCGCGGTGATCACTCCGGAGTACAATCCGACGGCCCAGCGAGCCGACTACTGGATTCCCCTTCGCCCGCAATCGGACGGGGCGTTGTTCCTCGGGGCCTGCAAAATCATTCTCGATGAGAACATGCAGGACATCGACTATCTCAAGCAGTTCACGGATATGCCCCTGTTGGTCCGCACGGATACTCTCCAGTATCTGGACCCACGGGATGTGATCCAGGATTATAAATTCCCTGATTTCTCACACAGTTATTCCGGCCGGATCCAAGCGTTGAAGCCGGAATACATCGAACGGCTAGGCGGTTTCATGGTGTGGGACATGGCCAAGAAGCAGGCCGTCCCGCTTCATCGTGAGCAGGTCGGCTGGCATTTCGATAAGAGCGGGATTGAGCCGGCCTTGACGGGTACCTATCGAGTCAAGCTGCTGAACGGACGCGAAATCGACGCGCTGCCCATCTACCAGCTGTACCTGATCCACCTCCAAGACTACGATCTCGATACCACGCATCAGATCACCCGCTCTCCCAAGGATCTCCTGGTCCGCTGGGCGCGCGACTCGGGCACCATTAAACCAGCCGCGATCCACAACGGCGAAGGAGTCTGTCACTATTTCCATATGACGGCGAACGGGCGGGCGGCTGCCCTTGTCCTGACCTTGACCGGCAATATCGGCAAGTTCGGCTCCGGTTGCCATACCTGGTCCGGCAATTACAAGGTGGGAATTTGGAATGCGACGCCCTGGTCTGGCGTCGGTGGCGGCGTACACTTATCGGAAGATCCCTGGCACATCAATTTGGACGCCAATGCCCATGGGAAAGAAATCAAGTACAGGAACTACTATTACGGCGAAGAGCCTGCGTACTGGAATCACGGGGATACCGCGTTGATTGTCAATACGCCGAAGTATGGACGCAAGGTCTTCACCGGCAAGACCCACATGCCGACGCCGAGCAAGTTCCGTTGGGTCGTCAACGTCAACCTGTTGAACAACGCCAAGCACCATTACGATATGGTGCGGAACGTCGACCCCAACATCGAATGTCTCATCACCCAGGACATCGAAATGACGTCCGACGTCAACCACGCCGACATCGCCTTTGCCGTGAACTCCTGGATGGAATTCACCTATCCGGAAATGACGGCCACCGTGTCGAATCCGTGGGTGCAGATTTGGAAGGGTGGGATCAGGCCGCTGTACGACACGCGGAACGATGCAGATACGTTTGCGGGGGTGGCGGCAAAACTCGCCGAGATCACGGGCGAGAAACGAATGAGAGACGTCTTCCACTTTGTCTATGAGAATCGCGTGGACGTGTATGCACAACGCCTCCTTGACGCATCCAGCACGTTTTACGGCTACAGTGCCGATGTGCTCTTGAAGTCGGAAAAGGGCTGGATGGTGATGGTCAGGACCTATCCGCGACATCCACTCTGGGAGGAGACCAACGAGTCGAAGCCGATGTGGACCAGATCAGGGCGCATCGAGAGCTATCGTATCGAACCGGAAGCCATCGAGTACGGCGAAAACTTTATCTCCCATCGGGAAGGTCCGGAGGCGACGCCCTACTTGCCGAACGCGATCTTCACGACGAACCCCTACGTTCGGCCGGACGACTATGGCATTCCGATTGCGGCCCAACATCACGACGACAAAATGATTAGGAACATCAAGCTTGCGTGGCAGGAAATCAAACGCCACAGCAATCCCTTGTGGGAGAAGGGGTACCAGTTCTACTGCGTGACCCCGAAAACGCGCCATCGCGTGCACAGTCAGTGGTCGGTGAACGACTGGGTGCAGATTTACGAGTCCAACTTCGGCGATCCGTACCGGATGGACAAGCGAACGCCGGGGGTCGGCGAACATCAGGTGCATATCAATCCTCAAGCGGCCAAAGATCGTGGGATCAACGACGGGGACTATGTCTACATCGACGGGAATCCGGTGGACCGGCCTTACCGCGGGTGGAAACCCAGCGATCCCTACTACAAGGTCGCGCGGTTGATGATTCGCGCGAAGTACAATCCGGCCTATCCGTACCACGTCACGATGGCCAAGCATGCGCCCTATGTGTCGACCGCGAAGTCCGTCAAGGGCCATGAAACCCGGCCGGATGGGCGCGCGATCGCGATCGACACCGGGTATCAGTCGAACTTCCGGTATGGCGCGCAGCAGTCCTTTACGCGCAGCTGGCTGATGCCGATGCATCAAACCGACTCGCTCCCCGGTAAATCTGCAAACGGGCTGAAGTTTAAGTGGGGGTTTGAAATCGATCACCACGCGGTCAATACGGTGCCGAAGGAATGTCTCATCCGGATCACCAAGGCGGAAGACGGCGGCATCGGGGCCCGTGGGCCGTGGGAACCGGTCCGGACGGGGTTCACGCCGGGGCAAGAAAACGAGTTCATGATCAAGTGGCTCAAGGGCGAACATATCAAGATTAAAGTCTGA
- a CDS encoding 4Fe-4S dicluster domain-containing protein: MPEVYNWQLGRKMLYPYEERHPKWQFAFVFNINRCLACQTCSMADKSTWLFSKGQEYMWWNNVETKPYGGYPQFYDVKITQLIEQVNPGGQVWNVRVGRKHHAPYGVFEGMTIFDAGAKVGQAAIGYIPTDQEWRFVNIYEDTATSMRALVEGIDKTGFSRDEPWKMTGSSLPEHETFFFYLQRICNHCTYPGCLAACPRKAIYKRPEDGIVLIDQNRCRGYKKCVEQCPYKKPMYRGTTRVSEKCIACYPRIEGKDPLTGGEPMETRCMAACVGKIRMQSLMRIGEDGLWAEDRWHPLYYAIRVEQVALPLYPQWGTEPNGFYIPPRHSPRGYARQMFGPGVDNAIEKYLVPSRELLAVLQLWRASQQIVFRYDVIPGPKVFETQIHGKRFEMYNDTVLGFNKSGKEVARIQVEEPIYIRPAERVTWL; the protein is encoded by the coding sequence ATGCCGGAAGTCTATAATTGGCAGCTGGGCCGCAAGATGTTGTATCCCTACGAGGAACGGCATCCGAAGTGGCAGTTTGCCTTTGTCTTCAACATCAATCGCTGTTTAGCCTGTCAGACCTGCAGCATGGCGGATAAGTCGACCTGGCTCTTTTCCAAAGGGCAGGAATACATGTGGTGGAACAACGTGGAAACCAAGCCCTATGGCGGGTATCCCCAGTTCTACGACGTCAAGATCACGCAGTTGATCGAGCAGGTGAATCCGGGGGGGCAAGTCTGGAACGTTCGGGTGGGGCGGAAACACCATGCGCCCTACGGCGTCTTTGAAGGGATGACCATTTTTGATGCCGGGGCCAAAGTGGGCCAGGCCGCCATCGGCTACATTCCGACGGACCAGGAGTGGCGGTTCGTCAACATCTACGAAGACACGGCCACCTCGATGCGAGCGTTGGTCGAAGGCATCGACAAGACCGGCTTCTCGCGGGATGAGCCGTGGAAAATGACCGGGAGCAGCTTGCCGGAGCACGAGACCTTCTTCTTCTATCTCCAGCGGATTTGCAATCACTGCACCTATCCGGGGTGCTTGGCGGCCTGCCCCCGCAAGGCCATTTACAAGCGGCCGGAGGACGGCATCGTCCTCATCGATCAGAACCGGTGCCGGGGCTACAAGAAGTGCGTCGAGCAGTGTCCCTATAAGAAGCCGATGTATCGCGGGACGACGCGGGTGAGCGAGAAGTGTATCGCCTGTTATCCCCGGATCGAGGGCAAGGATCCGCTGACCGGCGGCGAGCCGATGGAGACGCGCTGTATGGCCGCCTGTGTCGGCAAGATTCGCATGCAGAGCTTGATGCGGATCGGCGAGGACGGCTTGTGGGCGGAAGATCGGTGGCATCCGCTGTACTACGCCATTCGGGTAGAGCAAGTCGCCTTGCCGCTGTACCCGCAATGGGGCACCGAGCCCAATGGCTTCTACATCCCCCCCCGGCATTCCCCGCGGGGCTATGCCCGGCAGATGTTCGGGCCCGGCGTGGACAATGCCATTGAGAAATACTTGGTCCCCAGTCGCGAACTGTTGGCCGTGCTGCAGCTCTGGCGGGCCAGTCAGCAGATTGTGTTCCGCTACGATGTCATCCCGGGGCCCAAAGTCTTTGAAACGCAGATCCACGGGAAGCGGTTCGAAATGTACAACGACACCGTCTTGGGCTTCAATAAGTCGGGCAAGGAAGTGGCCCGGATTCAGGTCGAAGAGCCGATCTACATCCGGCCGGCTGAACGGGTCACCTGGTTATAA